From Panthera tigris isolate Pti1 chromosome B4, P.tigris_Pti1_mat1.1, whole genome shotgun sequence:
ACAGTGACTGGTTTGAGAGACCTGGGGATAGGAGGGCAGCCAGGGCCCacatgtctccctcttccccaaattCAATTTCCCCAACCTAGACCCCTCATCTTATGTTCCCAATTCCAAAGTTTTCAGAACTTTCAGAGTACTCATCTGAGGTCAGACACCTATCATCCATCATCTAAGGCCAGTACTACTCACACCCAAAAGGGCATACAAAACACTttggatcttgttaaaaatgtagattctgattctgtagatCTGGTTGGGgcctaagattctgcatttctaacaagctcccaggtgacacCCACACAGCTGGTCCATTGCCATACATTGAAGAGCAAGGATCTAGATGACTGTAACCGGTGCTATAACTGCCTCCAAGGAGAAGTCCATCTATTCACAACCTTCTGTCTGTCCTCTAGATGGCAAAGACAATCATAACTCATCCCATCCTGATTTGGGAATCTCACTCCATGGCACAAACCACAATACAAATCGGGGCCATAAATTCCCTCCAAATGTGAATAAATACATCCCTCACAAGTGTGTCATTCTTTAATGAGTCCTAAAGATCCATGTACCCTAGAATTATTGTCCCATTTCTTTTCCAACTCActtatccatattttattttccaaattgctCTATAGGCATCCTCCTCCAGATAGTGTCTCTCAACCAATACCTCTTTCTCAGTTTCTACTCATACCTTCCCTTCCAAAGTAATGATGTCTCCATCTCTATCCAGTTACTAATTTAAGTTCATTTTCCACCCCATTTGGGGGTGTCAATTTTCTCTCCCCAAAGAATCTTAGATTCTCTCACAAGGTTTTTGCACAAGTCTCTTAAAAAAGCATCTAAAGGAGttggtaaatatataataatcctGTCTCTACAGCCTTCCCTGGAGGCACCTACTCCCTGTGAGAATATGAGAAATTCCACAAGTAAGAAAGTAGCTTCATATCCCTCCCTTCCAGGGCAGGACCCACACACAAATAGAGAAACACTGGCCCTCCTATGCCAACCATAAACCTCTGTCAAGAAAGATGCCTGTTGTGCCCATGTTGAAGTTGGTCTCCTCTTCTGGGAGTCCCTGGAGTCAGGTAAATTTGGTTGGGCCTTCTATGAATTTGCTACTTCTGGACCCTCCCCACATCCCATGGGAATATACAGAGCAGGACCAGGGAAGGCCCAATCAGCCTTTCTCCTGAGATAGCCTTGTATTTTCCATGTTGCTCTTTGAATGAACAACACTGTTCTTACTGTTGGGTCTACAGGAAGGGGAGAAACTACTCCTTGCCCTGAACAAGACTCCACTCTGATGAATCGGACAGGACAGTAACCAGAACTCAGGCTGAGCCACACAAAGCAAAACTAGAAGTGCCTGGGTACAGTTCTAGATGTATCTAGGTACAGACCTAGGTACAGGTCTAGATATATTGTTCTGGATTGAGAGAAAGGCTGTTTGTCAATGAAGTCTCCCAGAAGATTGTTTTAAAGGAGAGGCACAATGCTAGCCTGAAAGGAAGGACAGTATTCTATACCAAAGAAAAATGTGAGAGTTAATTCAATTTAACAATTCATTTCTCATTATGTGCCTGGTCCTGAGTGATGCTTTGGGGAAGTGAACAAGATACACTCCTTACctatgatcaggaaaaaaaaaataaggaaaatatagacACACAGATAactgtggtattttcttttttttttttatttcagctttactgaagtataattgacatataaaattataagatatttaaagggTACATTGTGGTGATTGGATAagcatatacattgtgaaatggttCACTATGCTTTCCCCACTGTGAAAGCATTAATGATGgtattttaatctaaatttttcatgaaatgaaGTAAATGTTCAAAGGGCACCATATTTCAATGGCTTCATCTTTACACATGGACAAGCTGGAGTCTTGGTCTTCAGTGTGAGGTCCCTGGAGAAGACCCCACCCAGGCCTACTGAATTCCAAATGCTAGAGGAGGAGCCCAGCAATGTGTGTttcacaagccctccaggtgagcTGACACCAGTTGAAGTTTGAGCACCATTGTGCAGACTGCTATTCCTGGCTTCTCTCCACCCACCATctttcactgtggctttgattagTGGGTTGAAGAGACAGCACTGAGCATGCCCAGCTCAGCCCCTTCCCAGTtcttgggtttaattttttttttttaatccagaaccAATCAGCCCACTGGACACATGTATTCTACATTGCTCACAGAAGAAAAGCAGGTTTTCTCCTGTGGTGGGAGGCAGAAGGTACTCAGCGCCGCTTATGATGAGGACTAAGTCTGCCTAATTTAGTGATGCAGGACTAGCAAGCCAATCAGGTTTCATATCTAAAGCTGACAGTTTATTCACTTATGTCTTGGGTATCAGTTGGTTCCAGACATAGGAGGGAGAaatgcagggttttttgttttttgtttttgttttttgttttttattgagcAGAATGCAGGTACTGagtggcttgctcaaggtcacattgCTAGTTAGTGGTAGAAACAAGACCAGAACCCAGGATACTTGGCTCTCAGCTGTGCACTTTCTGAGCAGGTGGACCAAAGCAGACAACTGTAGAGAAACTGCAAATTTCAAGAATACAGAAATAGCCAAGTAGAGGAACAAACCCCAGGGCTTTACACCATGGGTAGTGGGTTTAAAGCCAAAGTGCTTTGTGCTTAAAGGAAAGCCCTGGCTCCAATCCACCTGTGTGGGTTCTGTTGCATGCCCACTCCCCTCCCGCCCACTGCCAAGGGTCAAGCTACATAGCCTTCTCAGTGGAGTCTGAACATACATTGCCTCATTCTCCTAGTGTCATTATCTCTGCCTACAATCTCTCCCTAGTACCCATGTGTGGCAAAATCCTATCTTTAGAGAGGGATAACCCAAATATCATTCATTTACAAAGATTTCTCTGATTTCACCAATCAACTCTCATTACTGTGCCAGCCACAAATGATCACCCTCCACTCTGAATTCCCAAGACACTTTATTTGTGTATTACTTATGATAGCTTTATACTTTGTGTTACAGGTATACTTTACCCTTTgtattagaatataagctcttGGAGTGGCTGGATAGATTtagggtaagtgtctgacttcagctcaggtcatgatctcacggcttatgggtttgagtcccgtatcaggctctctgctgtcagcatagaccctgcttcggatcctctgtccccctgcttcttcccttccctacttgttctctctctttatctcaaaataaataaataaactttaaaaaaaaaagaatataaactccTTAAAGGCAGGGGccatatttcatctttatttttgtattttttctagtttcctttatgttattaattgaagtataattaacatatagtgtcattatattattctcaggtgtacaatataaggattcagcaattccataaaTTTCTGAGTAATCataaagataagtgtactcttttttaaatgtttatttaatttttgagagagagaggcagagcatgaacgggggtaggggcaaagacagagggagacacagaatctgaattaggctccaggttctgtcagtacagagcccaatgcagggctcaaacccatgaactgtgagaatgTGAACTGAGCTGCAGTggggtacttaactgactgagccacccaagcgccccaagacattttttattacttaaattccacatatgagtgaaatcatatagtatttatctttctctgttggatttgtttcacttagcattacaccttctaggtccatccatgttgttgtaaatggcaacatttcattttttcaatgGCTGAGTATTTTCtaccatatatatattaatgGACAATTGGGTTATTTTCATATCCTGGCTATTTTATGTAATGTTACAATAAACATAAAGGTATATATATCTTGTCTTATTCATGTAAAGaagaagcttttgcacagcaaagaaaaccatacacaaaacaaaatggctACTTACTGAGTACGAgtggatatttgcaaatgatatatccagtagggttaatatccaaaatatataaagaacttatacaactcaacatcaaaaaatccatttataaaatggacaaagaccaacagacacacgaaaagatactcatcatcactaatcaccagggaaacacaaattaaaactgcaatgagatatcacttactttgtcagactggctaaaagaaaaaagataagaaataataagtgttggtgagaatgtggggaaaaaaacctatcatgcactgttggtgggaatgtaaattggtgcagtttCTAGGGAAAGTAGTGTgcaggttcctaaaaaaattaaaaatagaattaccatatagtCCAGTAATATcactactgaatatttactcaaagaaaacaaaaacacttttctagtttattttaataatatattttttaaagccagtaaGGCCAGTGAGCAGCTATAGACACAACCGTAAAGTagacaagtaaaaagaaagagagacagagacagagagagagagagcaaagacacATCCTTCACTCCACAATAAGTACAGAACTCTATTAGTATTCCCTCACCAACATCCCATGGGAGTCCTAGCTTTCCATGCACTCAAGAGTACTCTCCAAAATCGTGCAGGGACAAGACTGCATTTAGGTGTGGTGATGTAAAACTCAATATGTATTGGCACTGCTGAGTTCAAGGTCTATAGTTTTGGTGCTAACTTAAGTGGGGTTAGTGACTCGGCTGTGCTGGATCCCATAGCTGAAGTAGATAGCAAACCCAATCAGCATGGAGACACCAAATCGGGCCCAGGTGTCAGCTGTCATCTGCATCATAAGGCAAACATTCACAAAGATGCTCAGTagtgggaggagaggcagagcagggaccTTAAAGGGAAGGCGACTGGAGCTCTGTGGCTGTCTCCAGATGACACCAGTGATCCCAATGATGAGCATCAGGAGCACCACAACCACTGAAATCCACACTGGGTCTCCAGAAGGCAGAACTGGCCACTGGGCCAGCACCAGGCAAAGAAGAGTGAGCAGCAGAACAAGCAGTGAGGAGCAAACATAGACAACCCAGCCAGAGAGTGGAGTGGGAGAGGAGCTGCCTGTGAAAAGTAGTTCCTGTAGAGTCAGCTGCTCTGCTGCAGGTCCATTCTCCTCCTGCACCTCTGCTTCATTTCCCCCATTCTTCACCTCAGGCTTATACCTGAGGATGAGGATACAAATAGCTACCAGGGAGTGAGTAAACAGGGTCCCAATGGACATGAATTCCACAAGATGAATGAGTTCAAAGAAGAATGCAATGACTGCTGCCATAATGCCCAAGACCACAGTGGCCACAATGGGGATATGTCTGCTGGTGTGGGTCCTGGCAAGGACATGGAACAGGAGGCCATCCTTTGCCATCACAGAGATCACCCAACGTGCAGAGAACATATCATTCAAGATTGTAGTGAAAAGAGTACAGAGAGCTCCAATAGCCACAACATAGCAGGCAGGGTCCCAGCCAATATATAGAAATGCCTCAGGCAAAGGGATCCCAGGTTGGAGCTGGTAGTAAGGCACCATAAGTGTAAGTGCTGAAGTGAcacaaaaatacatcaaaaagcAGATAAACAGTGAAATCACAATGCCCATGAAGATGGAACGCTGGGGATTCTGGGCTTCCTCAGCTCTGGTAACAATATTGTCAAAACCTATAAATGCATAG
This genomic window contains:
- the LOC102968084 gene encoding LOW QUALITY PROTEIN: cationic amino acid transporter 3-like (The sequence of the model RefSeq protein was modified relative to this genomic sequence to represent the inferred CDS: substituted 2 bases at 2 genomic stop codons), coding for MLRRALRRFGQMLVRRCTLEEKKTEPTPLRWLSTLDLVALDIDYTLGAGVYFLAGEVASNQAGPATVIRFLVAGLSCALAGLCYAEFAVRLPYSGSAYLYSYVTIGELWAFITGWNFILSYVAGTASVARGWTRAFDYLIGNQISQTLHESILLHVQXVLAEYPDFFAMGLVLLLTGVLALRARESVLFTKMITLVRLLILVFVIISGFIKGDLHNWKLTEEDYVKAGLNDTSSLGPLGYGGFVPFGFEGILRGAATCFYAFIGFDNIVTRAEEAQNPQRSIFMGIVISLFICFLMYFCVTSALTLMVPYYQLQPGIPLPEAFLYIGWDPACYVVAIGALCTLFTTILNDMFSARWVISVMAKDGLLFHVLARTHTSRHIPIVATVVLGIMAAVIAFFFELIHLVEFMSIGTLFTHSLVAICILILRYKPEVKNGGNEAEVQEENGPAAEQLTLQELLFTGSSSPTPLSGWVVYVCSSLLVLLLTLLCLVLAQWPVLPSGDPVWISVVVVLLMLIIGITGVIWRQPQSSSRLPFKVPALPLLPLLSIFVNVCLMMQMTADTWARFGVSMLIGFAIYFSYGIQHSRVTNPTXVSTKTIDLELSSANTY